A portion of the Flavobacterium limnophilum genome contains these proteins:
- the dnaN gene encoding DNA polymerase III subunit beta — MKFIVSSSYLLKQLQVLGSVINSSNTLPILDNFLFELDHNTLTVSASDLETTMSATLDIDSTSKGSVAVPAKLLLEILKTFPEQPLTFTVEENSTIEISSNSGKYALAYAPGEEFPKSVNLDEPSVTLVPADVLATAISKTIFAAGNDDLRPVMSGVFFQFSPQGLIFVATDAHKLVKYARTDVTASQVADFIMPKKPLTILKSILGASDAEVKIEYNDSNATFSFDNYVLMCRLIDGKYPNYEAVIPKENPNKLMIDRSQFLSSVRRVAIFSNKTTHQIRLKIAGAELNISAEDIDYSNKAEERLTCDYQGDDMQIGYNSRFLTEMLTNLQSDMIMLEMSLPNRAGILTPGDGLEEGETVTMLVMPVMLNN; from the coding sequence ATGAAATTTATAGTATCGAGTTCGTACTTATTAAAACAACTACAGGTTTTAGGAAGCGTTATCAACAGCAGCAATACGTTGCCTATTTTGGACAATTTTCTTTTTGAATTGGACCACAATACCTTGACCGTTTCTGCTTCTGATTTAGAAACAACGATGTCAGCCACTCTGGACATCGATTCCACCAGCAAAGGAAGCGTTGCCGTTCCTGCAAAATTGCTTTTGGAAATCCTTAAAACTTTTCCAGAACAACCCTTGACTTTCACCGTTGAAGAAAATAGCACGATAGAAATTAGTTCCAATTCAGGAAAATATGCTTTGGCGTATGCTCCGGGTGAAGAGTTTCCAAAATCAGTAAACTTGGACGAACCATCAGTAACCTTGGTTCCTGCCGATGTTTTGGCAACAGCCATCAGCAAAACTATTTTTGCGGCCGGAAACGATGATTTGCGTCCGGTAATGTCCGGTGTTTTCTTCCAATTTTCACCGCAAGGCTTGATTTTTGTGGCTACCGATGCACACAAATTAGTAAAATATGCCCGCACTGACGTAACGGCTTCACAGGTTGCCGATTTCATCATGCCAAAGAAACCTTTGACTATTTTGAAAAGTATTTTGGGTGCTTCGGATGCGGAAGTAAAAATAGAATACAACGATTCAAATGCCACTTTTTCTTTCGACAATTATGTTTTGATGTGTCGTTTGATTGATGGAAAATATCCAAACTACGAAGCGGTTATTCCAAAAGAAAATCCGAACAAATTGATGATTGACCGTTCCCAATTCTTGAGTTCTGTTCGTCGTGTTGCGATTTTCTCGAACAAAACCACGCACCAAATTCGTTTGAAAATTGCCGGAGCCGAATTGAATATTTCTGCCGAAGATATTGACTACTCGAACAAAGCCGAGGAGCGTTTGACTTGTGATTATCAAGGTGACGATATGCAAATTGGATACAATTCCCGTTTCTTGACAGAAATGTTGACCAACCTGCAATCGGACATGATTATGCTTGAAATGTCATTACCCAACAGAGCCGGAATCCTAACGCCAGGTGATGGATTGGAAGAAGGAGAAACCGTTACAATGCTGGTAATGCCTGTAATGTTGAATAATTAA
- a CDS encoding universal stress protein — translation MKKILFPTDFSEVATNAFVHALEFAKVVNGELVLLHTFELPIYDNQFFPENYNVIFDSLQLSEFDMFKDEIPKLRAIAEERKLDKIKMSHRLMDGNLIYNIKKAIKEEKINFVVMGTSGASGWEAFFLGSNADSVISAIDVPVLCVPLEAKFKKIETIGFTTRYRAKDKKALKDVINIAKKTNAKVRCLYVKTGNSDVSETTIKHWETEFKSEPIQFSVIPSDDVKGTILDFVLFKDIDVLAMLTYKRNFFVELFNLSLTQKIVNTSGIPILAMHE, via the coding sequence ATGAAAAAGATTTTGTTTCCAACAGATTTTTCCGAAGTGGCCACCAATGCCTTTGTGCATGCTTTGGAATTTGCAAAAGTTGTCAATGGTGAACTCGTTTTGTTGCACACATTTGAATTGCCAATTTACGACAACCAGTTTTTTCCCGAGAATTACAATGTCATTTTTGACTCGCTTCAATTATCGGAATTTGACATGTTTAAAGACGAGATTCCAAAACTTCGTGCCATAGCCGAAGAGCGAAAACTGGATAAAATAAAAATGAGCCACAGACTGATGGACGGTAATTTAATTTACAATATCAAAAAAGCCATCAAGGAAGAGAAAATAAATTTTGTGGTTATGGGCACTTCAGGCGCTTCGGGTTGGGAAGCCTTTTTCTTGGGAAGCAATGCCGATTCCGTTATCAGTGCCATAGATGTGCCTGTTTTATGCGTGCCATTGGAAGCCAAATTCAAGAAAATTGAAACCATTGGATTCACCACCCGTTACAGGGCCAAAGACAAAAAAGCCCTTAAAGATGTCATAAATATTGCCAAAAAAACCAATGCCAAAGTAAGATGCCTTTATGTGAAAACCGGCAATTCCGATGTTTCTGAAACAACCATAAAACATTGGGAAACTGAATTCAAAAGTGAACCCATACAGTTCTCCGTAATTCCAAGTGATGACGTGAAGGGAACAATCCTGGATTTTGTTTTATTCAAGGATATAGACGTGTTGGCGATGCTTACTTACAAAAGAAACTTTTTCGTGGAACTATTTAATCTTAGTTTGACACAAAAAATAGTGAACACTTCCGGTATTCCAATTTTGGCGATGCACGAATAA
- a CDS encoding universal stress protein → MKRILFPTDFSEAATNAFVYALELAKIVHGELIVLHSYDLIPMDDQFFPENFNELYDSVEFANLDLFKDEVPRLRDIMDKHKLGHVKMMHELMEGDLFTNIKKSIHQNKIDYVVMGTSSNMGWEALFAGSNSGTVVLGLDVPMFCIPLGVKFKKIKTIGYVNHYTSKDKEALAAVLNMAKMLNAVVKSLYVRTSKSKMDAETKNRWEENFANEPIAFFEVRNDEIKQMILDFVSHQEIDVLTMLTYKSSFFEGMFVPNYAKKNEADIPIPILVIHA, encoded by the coding sequence ATGAAACGGATCCTGTTTCCTACAGATTTTTCTGAAGCCGCTACAAATGCCTTTGTTTATGCCTTGGAGTTGGCTAAAATAGTGCATGGCGAATTGATAGTATTGCATTCCTATGATTTGATTCCAATGGACGATCAGTTTTTTCCGGAAAACTTCAATGAACTTTATGATTCGGTAGAGTTTGCCAATCTTGACCTGTTTAAAGATGAGGTGCCAAGGCTTCGCGATATAATGGACAAGCATAAATTGGGACATGTCAAAATGATGCATGAACTTATGGAGGGTGATTTGTTTACAAATATCAAAAAATCGATCCACCAGAATAAAATAGACTATGTGGTTATGGGAACTTCCAGCAATATGGGATGGGAGGCTCTTTTTGCCGGATCCAATTCAGGTACCGTAGTTCTTGGCCTTGACGTCCCCATGTTTTGTATTCCTTTGGGTGTGAAATTTAAAAAAATCAAGACGATTGGATATGTTAATCACTACACGTCCAAGGACAAAGAAGCACTTGCCGCAGTATTGAATATGGCCAAAATGTTAAATGCCGTGGTTAAATCCCTTTATGTGAGAACAAGTAAATCAAAAATGGATGCCGAAACCAAAAACAGATGGGAAGAAAACTTTGCCAATGAACCAATAGCTTTTTTTGAGGTTCGAAACGACGAAATAAAGCAAATGATACTGGATTTTGTTTCACATCAGGAAATTGATGTTTTAACGATGTTGACGTATAAAAGCAGTTTTTTCGAAGGCATGTTTGTCCCAAATTATGCCAAGAAAAATGAGGCCGATATTCCTATTCCCATTTTGGTTATCCATGCTTGA
- the mnmE gene encoding tRNA uridine-5-carboxymethylaminomethyl(34) synthesis GTPase MnmE, which translates to MLYNDSIVALATPSGAGAIAIIRISGDDAIAIGNSVFQSIKGKDLTQQKTHTLHLGHIIDNNKTLDEVLVSLFKGPNSYTGENTIEISCHGSTYIQQQIIQLLLRKGCRMANPGEFTLRAFLNGKLDLSQAEAVADLISSDNEASHQIAMQQMRGGFSNEIAKLREELLNFASLIELELDFAEEDVEFADRTQFHELLNRIEFVLKRLIDSFAVGNVIKNGIPVAIVGEPNVGKSTLLNALLNEERAIVSHIAGTTRDTIEDELVIGGIGFRFIDTAGIRETEDVVESIGIRKTFEKIEQAQVVIYLLDSSLQMADGSLQMNQIEIEKIKNQFPLKPLIIIGNKSDLLSKNEADNLKSEIHNLNLISAKEKLGVDELKNQLLSFVNTGALRNNETIVTNTRHYDSLLKALDEIQKVKYGLETHLSSDLMALDIREALYHFGMITGQVTNDELLGNIFANFCIGK; encoded by the coding sequence ATGCTGTACAACGATTCTATTGTGGCCTTGGCCACACCTTCTGGGGCAGGAGCCATTGCGATAATCCGGATTTCCGGTGATGATGCCATTGCTATTGGGAATTCGGTCTTTCAATCGATCAAGGGAAAGGATTTGACCCAACAAAAAACCCACACCTTGCACTTGGGACACATTATCGACAACAACAAAACGCTGGACGAAGTTTTGGTTTCCCTATTCAAGGGACCCAACTCCTATACCGGCGAAAACACCATCGAAATTTCCTGTCACGGTTCGACTTATATCCAACAACAAATCATTCAATTATTGCTTCGAAAAGGCTGCCGAATGGCCAATCCCGGTGAATTTACCCTGAGAGCTTTTTTGAACGGCAAACTCGATTTATCGCAAGCCGAAGCCGTAGCAGACTTGATTTCGTCCGACAATGAAGCTTCGCACCAAATTGCGATGCAACAAATGCGTGGTGGTTTCTCGAACGAAATCGCAAAACTGCGGGAAGAATTGTTGAATTTTGCTTCCTTGATTGAACTCGAATTGGACTTTGCCGAAGAAGACGTGGAGTTTGCCGACAGAACACAATTTCACGAATTATTGAATCGAATCGAGTTTGTCTTGAAACGCTTGATTGATTCCTTTGCCGTTGGAAACGTCATCAAAAACGGGATTCCCGTGGCGATTGTGGGCGAACCAAACGTTGGTAAATCGACTTTGCTGAATGCTTTATTGAACGAAGAACGTGCCATCGTTTCCCACATTGCAGGAACCACCCGTGATACGATTGAAGATGAATTGGTTATTGGCGGGATCGGTTTTCGATTCATCGATACGGCAGGGATTCGAGAAACGGAAGACGTTGTGGAAAGCATTGGCATCCGAAAAACTTTCGAAAAAATTGAACAAGCACAGGTGGTAATTTATTTATTGGACAGCAGTTTGCAGATGGCAGACGGCAGTTTGCAGATGAACCAAATAGAAATTGAAAAAATCAAGAATCAGTTTCCGTTGAAACCCCTAATTATTATTGGAAATAAATCGGATTTACTTTCCAAAAATGAAGCCGACAACCTTAAATCTGAAATACACAATCTGAACCTAATTTCTGCCAAGGAAAAATTAGGCGTTGATGAACTCAAAAATCAACTCCTTTCCTTTGTAAACACGGGTGCTTTAAGAAATAATGAAACTATTGTAACGAATACGCGTCATTATGATTCCTTGTTGAAAGCCTTGGACGAAATCCAGAAAGTAAAATACGGACTGGAAACCCATTTGTCGAGCGACTTGATGGCTTTGGACATTCGGGAAGCTTTGTACCATTTTGGGATGATTACCGGCCAAGTGACCAATGACGAGCTTTTAGGAAATATTTTTGCCAATTTTTGCATCGGAAAATAA
- a CDS encoding helix-turn-helix domain-containing protein, translated as MSSKIEVIRICEHCKNQFTAKTTRTRYCSPICNSRGYKALVRKGKVEKSNNETVQLLNTDLEKIKPLEFLKITQASLLFGISRSTIYRLVNNGYLDIAKFGKRTVIRRCDLEAFFAIPIQDVTLKTGQQFPGFDNCYTITQIQQKYNISSGALYLLIQRQGIVKYSVGKFTCVAKQDIDIIFNAAGR; from the coding sequence ATGAGTTCTAAAATTGAGGTTATCAGAATTTGTGAGCACTGCAAAAATCAGTTCACAGCCAAAACAACACGAACGCGATATTGTTCACCCATTTGCAACAGTAGAGGCTATAAAGCACTGGTGCGTAAAGGAAAAGTAGAAAAAAGCAATAACGAAACCGTTCAGCTTTTAAACACAGATTTGGAAAAAATAAAGCCGCTTGAGTTTCTAAAAATTACTCAGGCCAGCCTTCTTTTCGGGATCAGCAGGAGTACTATTTACAGGTTAGTTAACAATGGATACCTGGACATTGCAAAGTTTGGCAAACGAACAGTTATTCGCAGATGCGACCTTGAAGCTTTCTTTGCTATTCCCATACAGGATGTAACTTTGAAAACTGGACAGCAATTTCCTGGCTTTGACAATTGCTATACTATCACGCAAATTCAGCAGAAATACAATATTTCTTCAGGAGCACTCTATCTATTGATTCAACGGCAGGGTATAGTAAAATATTCCGTTGGAAAATTCACCTGTGTAGCCAAACAGGATATTGATATAATTTTTAATGCCGCAGGAAGATGA
- a CDS encoding tyrosine-type recombinase/integrase encodes MKKINVTLRKRTLPSGKITLYLDFFPPIYNAKTRKFSRREYLGLYLISKPKNNIDKAMNSENLHKAEMICANRLNELNKQQIYTPFEQERLRLQEIGEKSFLQYLKQTAEIKTGNNAEIWKYAIIHFEKFLKNEDILMQEIDVTIIEDFREYILKAKCLKKKDQFLAQNTALSYFNKIKATLRKAYKKGLLQTDINAAVDSIKEQESQRNFLTMEEASRLFRTPCKKEIVKRICMFSLLTGIRYSDIAKLTWEEVQYSKSEGYYIRFKQQKTDRPVTLPISQEAFEFLGEKETQYKRVFYDLKKWDVDRLLPIWVKDASIEKHITFHCFRHTYATLQMAAGTDIFTVSKMLGHKNIKTTQIYTKIIDEKKRETTNKISFK; translated from the coding sequence ATGAAAAAGATAAATGTTACGCTAAGAAAAAGGACGCTGCCAAGTGGAAAGATTACATTATACCTTGATTTTTTTCCTCCAATCTATAACGCTAAAACTCGTAAATTTTCGCGCAGAGAATATTTAGGTTTATATCTGATTTCAAAACCAAAAAACAATATTGATAAAGCAATGAACTCAGAAAATTTGCACAAGGCCGAGATGATTTGTGCAAATAGGCTTAATGAATTAAACAAGCAGCAAATCTATACACCATTTGAACAAGAGCGGCTACGTCTGCAGGAAATAGGAGAAAAATCATTTCTACAGTATCTAAAACAGACAGCAGAAATCAAGACTGGCAATAACGCTGAAATCTGGAAATATGCAATTATCCACTTCGAAAAGTTTCTTAAGAACGAGGACATATTAATGCAGGAAATAGATGTAACAATTATTGAAGACTTCAGAGAATACATTTTGAAGGCAAAATGTTTAAAGAAAAAAGACCAGTTTTTGGCTCAAAACACTGCATTATCCTATTTTAACAAGATCAAGGCCACCCTTCGAAAAGCTTATAAGAAAGGATTACTGCAAACTGATATTAATGCTGCGGTTGATAGCATCAAGGAACAGGAGTCCCAAAGAAATTTCCTGACTATGGAAGAAGCTTCAAGGCTATTTAGGACACCATGCAAAAAAGAGATTGTTAAACGCATCTGCATGTTTTCTCTGCTAACAGGAATACGCTATTCCGATATTGCAAAACTTACATGGGAAGAAGTGCAGTATAGTAAAAGCGAAGGATATTACATCAGATTTAAGCAACAAAAAACTGACAGACCAGTAACTCTTCCTATTTCCCAGGAAGCGTTCGAGTTCTTAGGTGAAAAAGAGACACAATATAAGAGAGTCTTTTATGATTTAAAAAAATGGGACGTGGATCGACTGCTGCCTATTTGGGTTAAAGACGCATCAATTGAAAAACATATTACATTTCACTGCTTTAGGCATACGTATGCAACATTGCAGATGGCGGCAGGTACCGACATTTTTACGGTATCGAAAATGTTGGGACACAAAAACATAAAGACAACGCAGATATATACAAAAATCATTGACGAGAAAAAAAGAGAAACAACTAATAAAATTTCATTTAAATAA
- a CDS encoding SusC/RagA family TonB-linked outer membrane protein translates to MNKYSLFKPWVVTALPKLYCLFFLCCFTGVYAQNTNITGIVTDDNGALPGVTILIKSRSIATLTDEKGNYSIIARPNDILFFSFMGYKSVEIPVTNRSIINVQLREDATNLKEVVINAGYYSTKESESTGNISKITSKDIEKQPVTNILAAMQGRMAGVNITQETGVPGGGFNIQIRGINSLRADGNEPLYIIDGVPYASQALSYSQISTNMPGDGSPLNSINPDDIQSIEVLKDADATAIYGSRGANGVVLISTKKGKQGKTQFTVNASKGSGRVTQTMELMNTEQYLAMRRQAFANDGITQYPDYEYDVNGTWDQTRNTDWQKELIGGTAEITGVQTSVSGGNEHTQFLLSGTYHSESTVFPGDFIYKKAAFHSNINHESENKKFKLNFSANYTHQDNDQPWTDFTLMAMSLAPNAPALYDAQGKLNWENNTWENPLANLEGKFNSKNGDMVANTLLSYQLFQNLELKSSFGYTNLQYEESRTTPSTINNPAYNITSKNSSILVNNTNRQSWIIEPQINWKKELGKSNVDVLLGGTFLNQDSDRLIIRGRGFTSNSLMYDLASATTITVLNNQETAYKYQAFFGRINWNWQNKYILNATGRRDGSSRFGPGKQFATFGAVGGAWIFSKEQFVKNNASFLSFGKLRASYGTTGSDQIGDYQFMDTYSSSGSSYQTIVGLQPTRLFNPDYGWETNTKLEIALETGFLEDRIFFTWAWYNNQSSNQLVGIPLPATTGFSSLQANLDATVQNTGVEVTLRSTNIQTPQFHWTTNFNLTVPQNKLVSFPGLAGSTYANQYVVGQSINIQKLYHNTGLNPQTGIYEFEDVNGDEVITYPDDSQTIRNLSPKYFGGLQNHLEYKGWQLDFLFQFVKQENYNWAYIAGLPGAFVNQSVYAADSWKQAGDTNPYQKYSTGVNNDVVEAYYKYISSDAAVSDASFIRLKNIAFSYDIPKHWIKDLRCKIYVQGQNLLLFTPYKGADPEFRSAGYLPPLKVVTAGIQLNF, encoded by the coding sequence ATGAATAAATATTCACTCTTCAAGCCTTGGGTAGTTACAGCACTGCCCAAATTGTACTGCCTTTTTTTCCTGTGCTGCTTTACAGGAGTTTATGCCCAAAATACCAACATCACGGGTATCGTGACCGATGACAACGGGGCTTTACCCGGAGTTACCATACTAATAAAAAGTAGATCCATTGCAACCCTCACCGATGAAAAGGGCAATTATTCCATAATCGCAAGACCCAATGACATCTTGTTTTTTTCCTTTATGGGCTACAAATCTGTCGAAATACCCGTTACCAATCGTTCCATAATTAATGTACAATTACGGGAAGATGCGACCAACCTCAAGGAGGTCGTCATCAATGCCGGTTATTACTCCACCAAGGAAAGTGAAAGCACGGGAAATATTTCAAAAATCACTTCCAAGGATATCGAAAAACAACCCGTCACCAATATCTTGGCTGCGATGCAGGGACGAATGGCGGGTGTCAATATCACGCAGGAAACCGGTGTTCCCGGTGGTGGTTTCAACATCCAAATTAGAGGAATCAACAGTTTGAGGGCAGACGGAAACGAACCACTGTACATCATTGATGGCGTACCCTATGCCTCACAAGCCCTGAGTTATTCCCAAATTTCGACCAATATGCCGGGTGACGGCAGTCCACTGAACAGTATCAACCCCGACGACATCCAAAGCATCGAAGTCCTTAAAGATGCCGATGCCACTGCCATTTATGGTTCCCGTGGTGCCAATGGCGTGGTGCTTATCAGTACCAAAAAAGGAAAACAAGGCAAAACCCAGTTTACGGTCAATGCCTCCAAAGGTTCGGGACGCGTGACACAAACGATGGAGCTGATGAATACGGAACAATATTTGGCGATGCGCCGCCAAGCTTTTGCCAATGACGGGATTACGCAATATCCGGACTATGAGTATGACGTCAACGGAACTTGGGATCAAACCCGGAATACGGACTGGCAAAAAGAACTCATTGGCGGCACTGCCGAAATTACGGGAGTCCAAACTTCCGTTTCAGGTGGCAATGAGCACACCCAGTTTTTGTTGAGCGGTACTTACCATTCTGAAAGTACCGTTTTTCCGGGGGATTTCATCTACAAGAAAGCCGCCTTCCATTCCAACATCAACCACGAGTCCGAAAACAAAAAATTCAAGTTGAACTTTTCCGCCAACTACACCCATCAGGACAACGACCAGCCTTGGACTGATTTCACGCTTATGGCAATGTCGCTGGCACCCAATGCACCCGCTTTGTACGATGCCCAAGGCAAGTTGAATTGGGAAAACAATACTTGGGAAAACCCCTTGGCCAATCTGGAAGGAAAATTCAATTCCAAAAATGGCGACATGGTGGCCAACACTCTTTTGTCCTATCAACTGTTCCAAAACCTGGAATTGAAATCCAGTTTTGGCTATACCAACCTGCAATACGAGGAAAGCCGCACTACCCCATCCACAATCAACAATCCAGCCTACAACATCACCAGCAAGAACTCCTCCATTTTGGTCAACAACACCAACAGACAATCCTGGATTATCGAACCACAGATTAATTGGAAAAAAGAATTGGGTAAATCAAATGTGGACGTTCTTTTGGGTGGTACTTTCTTGAACCAAGACAGTGACCGACTAATTATAAGAGGTCGAGGCTTTACCAGCAACAGCCTGATGTATGATCTGGCATCAGCCACCACCATAACGGTACTCAACAATCAGGAAACCGCATATAAATATCAAGCTTTTTTTGGTCGCATCAACTGGAATTGGCAGAACAAATACATTTTGAACGCCACGGGAAGAAGAGATGGTTCCAGTCGTTTTGGACCAGGCAAACAATTCGCCACTTTTGGAGCGGTCGGCGGTGCCTGGATCTTTTCCAAAGAGCAATTTGTAAAAAACAATGCCTCCTTTTTGAGTTTCGGAAAACTGAGGGCCAGTTATGGTACCACGGGAAGTGACCAAATCGGCGATTACCAATTCATGGATACCTACAGTTCTTCGGGCAGTAGCTACCAAACAATTGTGGGACTGCAACCCACCCGCCTTTTTAATCCCGATTACGGCTGGGAAACCAACACCAAACTGGAGATTGCCTTAGAAACAGGCTTTTTGGAAGACCGAATCTTCTTCACTTGGGCTTGGTACAACAACCAATCTTCCAACCAACTCGTCGGGATTCCATTGCCTGCCACAACGGGATTTAGTTCCCTGCAAGCCAATTTGGATGCTACCGTTCAAAATACCGGAGTTGAAGTTACGTTGCGCAGCACAAATATTCAAACACCACAATTCCATTGGACAACCAATTTCAACCTGACAGTACCCCAAAACAAACTGGTTTCCTTCCCGGGGCTGGCGGGTTCCACCTATGCCAACCAATATGTCGTTGGGCAATCCATAAACATCCAGAAATTGTACCACAATACCGGTTTAAATCCACAAACGGGGATATATGAATTTGAAGACGTAAATGGAGACGAAGTCATCACCTATCCCGACGATTCGCAAACCATCCGGAATTTAAGTCCAAAATATTTTGGAGGACTGCAAAATCATCTGGAATACAAAGGATGGCAACTGGATTTCTTGTTCCAATTCGTCAAACAAGAAAACTACAACTGGGCATATATCGCGGGACTTCCCGGTGCCTTTGTCAACCAGTCGGTCTATGCTGCCGACAGCTGGAAACAAGCCGGAGACACCAATCCCTATCAAAAATATTCCACGGGAGTCAACAATGACGTGGTGGAAGCCTATTACAAATATATTTCCAGTGATGCAGCAGTAAGTGACGCCTCTTTTATTCGACTTAAAAACATTGCATTTTCCTATGATATTCCGAAACATTGGATCAAAGACTTGAGATGCAAAATCTATGTACAAGGCCAGAATTTGCTGTTGTTCACGCCTTACAAAGGTGCTGACCCCGAATTTAGATCCGCAGGCTATTTGCCTCCCCTAAAAGTGGTAACAGCAGGCATTCAACTGAATTTCTAA
- a CDS encoding RagB/SusD family nutrient uptake outer membrane protein yields the protein MKINNHTILMHLFTNRLHNKKWILLLILQSCLLNSCDNFVEVDLPNSQLTSPAVFEDKATANAAMVDIYNKIRDNGLLTGTSAGISNQLGNYTDELVCYGSTASASFDFYNNALVATNSNISGMWNSSYNQIYGANSVLEGVINAVALPTPDRDQLAGEALFVRGLIHFYLTNLFGDIPYVSSTDYKQNSTPKRIPQAQVYDKIKADLAQAIALLPEAYISTEKVRPNKYAAIALLARVDLYSNNWAEAAANATQVINNTALYQWTSLNKVFLKNSTTTIWQLMPAVKGKNTNEGETFIFTAGPPPLTALSPGLMNAFPTGDLRKSWWTKAVTNGTTTWYHAYKYNQYQNTTTSLEYSIVLRLAEQYLIRAEAKAHLNDLVGAAQDLNAVRNQAGLGNTAATTANGLLEAILQERRLEFFTEFGHRFFDLKRTHTLDSTLSGVKLGWDAKDQLWPIPATELLVNPNLQPQNFGY from the coding sequence ATGAAAATCAACAATCATACAATCCTTATGCACTTATTTACGAATAGGTTGCACAACAAAAAATGGATACTCTTACTGATACTGCAATCTTGTTTGCTGAACAGCTGTGACAATTTTGTGGAAGTGGACTTGCCCAATTCGCAATTGACTTCTCCTGCTGTTTTTGAAGACAAAGCGACAGCCAATGCGGCCATGGTGGACATTTACAACAAAATCAGGGACAATGGATTGCTGACGGGAACATCCGCGGGGATTTCCAATCAGTTGGGCAATTATACCGATGAACTGGTCTGTTACGGCTCAACAGCCAGCGCATCATTCGACTTTTACAACAATGCACTGGTAGCCACCAACAGCAACATTTCTGGAATGTGGAACAGCAGTTACAATCAAATCTATGGTGCCAACAGTGTGTTGGAAGGAGTAATAAATGCCGTTGCCTTGCCAACACCAGACCGTGACCAACTTGCCGGAGAGGCATTGTTCGTCAGGGGCTTGATTCATTTCTACCTGACGAATCTTTTTGGAGACATCCCTTATGTCTCTTCTACGGATTACAAACAAAACAGTACCCCAAAACGAATTCCCCAAGCGCAAGTGTACGACAAAATCAAGGCCGATTTGGCACAAGCCATTGCCTTGTTGCCGGAAGCCTATATCAGTACCGAAAAAGTGCGTCCCAACAAATATGCCGCTATCGCACTGTTGGCAAGAGTCGATTTATACTCGAACAATTGGGCGGAAGCTGCCGCAAACGCCACCCAAGTAATCAACAATACTGCGTTGTACCAATGGACTAGCTTGAACAAGGTGTTTTTAAAAAATAGCACCACCACCATTTGGCAACTGATGCCGGCCGTCAAGGGTAAAAACACCAACGAAGGGGAAACTTTCATTTTCACTGCCGGCCCTCCTCCTTTGACGGCATTGAGTCCTGGACTAATGAATGCTTTTCCGACAGGGGATTTGCGCAAAAGTTGGTGGACAAAAGCCGTAACCAACGGAACCACTACTTGGTATCACGCCTACAAATACAATCAATACCAAAACACCACGACCTCGTTGGAATATTCCATTGTATTGCGCTTGGCGGAACAATACCTGATTCGTGCCGAAGCCAAAGCGCATTTAAACGATCTAGTCGGTGCTGCCCAAGACTTGAATGCCGTCCGCAATCAAGCGGGATTGGGCAATACAGCTGCAACCACCGCCAACGGGCTTCTTGAAGCTATTTTACAGGAACGAAGGCTGGAATTCTTCACGGAATTCGGTCACCGCTTCTTTGACCTGAAAAGAACCCATACATTGGACAGTACACTTTCAGGTGTCAAGTTGGGTTGGGATGCCAAAGACCAGCTTTGGCCTATTCCTGCCACGGAATTGTTGGTCAATCCCAATTTACAACCCCAAAATTTTGGTTATTAA